The following proteins are encoded in a genomic region of [Eubacterium] hominis:
- a CDS encoding glycoside hydrolase family 1 protein has product MKEKGFPKDFLWGGATAANQLEGGWKEGGKGYSTADVVQYYTKEESKGKNMETVPRCEVEEILKGNRETRNYPKRRGIDFYHHYKEDIALLAEMGFKVFRMSINWARIYPNGDDETPNEEGLRFYDQVFDECLKYGIKPLITLSHYETPLHLAMEYNGWVNRKTVDFYLKYCETVFRRYKDKVKYWMTFNEINMMLNLPFTAGGVFIETCENEKQAKYQAIHHQFIASALATKLAHEIIEDVQVGCMLGITHTYPETNKPIDNLLSQKANRNNYFFVDVQSKGEYPTYILNEWEKENIHIEMLPNDLEILKNNTVDYISFSYYYTMSVSERALHGNGGANGLPDFGIPVVPNEHLKRTSWGFQIDPIGFRIIINELWDRYHKPIFIAENGMGEYDQLNEDGTIHDAYRIDYLREHIRQMKEAINDGANVFGYTSWGCIDIISAGTSEMSKRYGYIYVDQDDYGNGTLKRYKKDSFYWYKKVIASNGEDLGDND; this is encoded by the coding sequence ATGAAAGAAAAAGGATTCCCAAAAGATTTTTTATGGGGTGGCGCAACAGCTGCTAATCAGTTGGAAGGTGGCTGGAAGGAAGGCGGCAAAGGGTATAGCACTGCCGATGTCGTTCAATATTATACAAAAGAAGAATCAAAAGGCAAGAATATGGAAACTGTTCCAAGATGCGAAGTGGAAGAAATATTAAAAGGAAATCGAGAAACTCGTAATTATCCAAAACGTAGAGGAATTGATTTTTATCATCACTATAAAGAAGATATCGCATTACTTGCGGAAATGGGATTTAAAGTTTTCCGTATGTCTATCAACTGGGCAAGAATCTATCCAAATGGAGATGATGAAACACCAAATGAAGAAGGTTTGCGGTTTTATGATCAGGTATTTGATGAATGTTTAAAATATGGTATCAAGCCATTGATTACTTTATCACACTATGAAACACCATTACATTTAGCAATGGAATATAACGGATGGGTGAATAGAAAAACTGTGGATTTTTATTTGAAATATTGTGAAACAGTATTTCGTCGATATAAAGATAAAGTGAAATACTGGATGACGTTCAATGAAATCAATATGATGTTAAATTTGCCATTTACCGCAGGTGGTGTCTTTATTGAAACATGTGAAAATGAAAAACAGGCAAAATATCAGGCCATTCATCATCAATTCATCGCAAGTGCCTTAGCAACAAAACTTGCACATGAAATCATAGAGGATGTACAGGTAGGGTGTATGCTGGGAATTACACATACCTATCCGGAAACCAATAAACCAATAGACAATCTGTTATCACAAAAGGCAAACCGCAACAATTATTTCTTTGTGGATGTGCAATCCAAAGGAGAATATCCAACCTATATCTTAAATGAGTGGGAGAAAGAGAATATTCATATAGAAATGTTGCCCAATGATTTAGAAATATTAAAAAATAATACTGTGGATTATATTTCCTTTAGTTATTATTACACAATGAGTGTCAGTGAACGTGCCTTGCATGGAAATGGCGGTGCAAATGGTTTACCTGATTTCGGTATCCCAGTTGTGCCTAATGAGCATCTAAAAAGAACCAGCTGGGGCTTTCAGATAGATCCAATAGGATTTAGAATCATTATCAATGAATTATGGGATCGTTATCACAAACCAATATTTATCGCAGAAAATGGAATGGGAGAATATGATCAATTAAATGAAGATGGTACGATTCATGATGCCTATCGTATCGACTACCTGCGTGAACATATTCGCCAAATGAAAGAAGCAATCAATGATGGAGCAAATGTGTTTGGCTATACTTCATGGGGATGTATTGATATCATCAGTGCTGGTACATCAGAAATGAGTAAACGATATGGATATATTTATGTAGATCAGGATGATTATGGCAATGGAACATTGAAACGTTATAAAAAAGATTCTTTCTATTGGTATAAGAAAGTAATCGCAAGCAATGGAGAAGATTTAGGAGATAACGATTGA